From one Luteolibacter sp. SL250 genomic stretch:
- the dinB gene encoding DNA polymerase IV, producing MSRDRKIIHIDMDCFYAAIEERENPSLKGKPLAVGGSIRRGVLTTANYEARKYGCRSAMPVFKALELCPHLTLVPVRFDFYRAESSRIRAIFGRFTDVIEPLSLDEAYLDVSHLETKGAAIAREIRAQIREERGLTASAGIARNKLVAKIASEWNKPDGQHEVTPEEFDAFIAALPVGKLWGVGKKMAGKLASLGVATCADLQKIDKIELAKRFGKWGLELWDLARGIDDRPVETERIRKSVSSENTFSENIETLPALIPHLRGLVEGLAEELAERYPDRTIRSLVVKLKFADFEQTTAERAWHVLEPAIYEELAAEAWRRGNNRPVRLLGAGVRFEDPKDQEQMELL from the coding sequence ATGAGCCGCGACCGGAAGATCATCCATATTGACATGGATTGCTTCTATGCCGCCATCGAGGAGCGGGAGAATCCTTCGTTGAAAGGCAAGCCCCTTGCCGTCGGCGGCAGCATCCGCAGGGGAGTTCTCACCACCGCGAACTATGAGGCACGGAAGTATGGCTGCCGCTCCGCGATGCCGGTGTTCAAGGCGCTGGAGCTGTGCCCTCACCTGACGCTGGTGCCCGTCCGGTTCGATTTCTACCGGGCGGAGAGCAGCCGCATCCGCGCGATCTTCGGGAGATTCACCGACGTGATCGAACCGCTGTCCCTGGATGAAGCCTACCTGGATGTATCACATCTGGAGACGAAGGGTGCGGCCATCGCCCGGGAGATCCGTGCCCAGATCCGGGAGGAAAGGGGACTCACCGCCTCCGCTGGCATCGCCCGAAACAAGCTGGTCGCAAAGATCGCGTCGGAATGGAACAAGCCCGATGGCCAGCATGAAGTCACTCCGGAGGAGTTCGACGCGTTCATCGCCGCCCTTCCGGTGGGGAAGCTGTGGGGCGTGGGGAAGAAGATGGCCGGAAAGCTGGCATCGCTGGGTGTGGCAACCTGCGCGGATCTCCAGAAGATCGACAAGATCGAGCTGGCGAAGCGATTCGGAAAATGGGGGCTTGAACTGTGGGATCTGGCCCGTGGGATCGATGACCGTCCGGTGGAGACGGAGCGGATCCGCAAGTCCGTCAGCAGTGAGAACACCTTTTCCGAGAACATCGAGACGCTGCCTGCGCTCATCCCCCATCTCCGTGGATTGGTGGAAGGACTTGCCGAGGAATTGGCGGAAAGGTACCCGGATCGGACGATCCGTTCGTTGGTGGTGAAACTGAAGTTCGCCGATTTCGAGCAAACCACCGCCGAGCGGGCGTGGCACGTGCTGGAGCCTGCCATTTACGAGGAGCTTGCCGCGGAGGCCTGGCGGCGGGGCAACAACCGCCCGGTCAGACTGCTGGGGGCGGGTGTCCGGTTCGAGGATCCGAAGGATCAGGAGCAGATGGAACTGCTTTGA
- a CDS encoding YkgJ family cysteine cluster protein, translating into MRESYGSPGNRDVVLDPDVTYVCQRCTACCKWPGDVRLEDDEIGPIAVHLGLSENEFIDRYTRLRTNRQGLSLIEKENHECIMLEDNRCVIHEVKPEQCRGFPNKWNFPGWQQVCEAKAVPRKLTSDD; encoded by the coding sequence ATGCGCGAATCGTACGGCAGCCCCGGCAACAGGGACGTGGTGCTGGATCCGGATGTCACGTATGTCTGCCAGCGCTGCACCGCGTGCTGCAAGTGGCCGGGGGATGTGAGGCTGGAGGATGACGAGATCGGGCCCATCGCCGTGCATCTGGGGCTTTCTGAGAATGAATTCATCGACCGCTACACCCGGTTGCGGACCAACCGCCAGGGCCTCTCCCTGATTGAAAAGGAGAACCATGAGTGCATCATGCTGGAGGACAACCGTTGCGTGATCCATGAGGTGAAGCCAGAGCAATGCCGGGGGTTCCCGAACAAGTGGAACTTCCCCGGGTGGCAGCAGGTCTGTGAGGCGAAAGCGGTGCCGAGGAAGTTGACCTCGGACGATTGA
- a CDS encoding N-acetylmuramoyl-L-alanine amidase: MANVRQDMVRKGSYGRRITVPMSARYITIHSTQNFTADAERHSVALKRGALRTNQRPGYLIWHYTVDDRVAIQHMPTSEQGVHADFAGPGNKYSIGIEMCEHRGCSRSATIERTAKLTAALMKQKGIPLKNVVPHYHWPRKGKNPPNKNCPHFLLDNGRPGAKWRAFLGRVNYYYQQLQ; the protein is encoded by the coding sequence ATGGCGAATGTCCGCCAGGACATGGTCCGGAAAGGAAGCTATGGCCGCCGCATCACGGTGCCGATGAGCGCCCGCTACATCACCATCCACAGCACCCAGAACTTCACGGCGGACGCGGAACGCCACTCGGTGGCGTTGAAGCGGGGTGCGCTGCGGACGAACCAGCGCCCCGGCTACCTGATCTGGCACTACACCGTGGATGACCGGGTTGCGATCCAGCACATGCCCACCAGCGAGCAGGGCGTCCACGCGGATTTCGCCGGACCGGGGAACAAATACTCCATCGGTATCGAGATGTGCGAACACCGCGGCTGCAGCCGCTCCGCCACCATCGAGCGGACGGCGAAACTCACCGCCGCCTTGATGAAGCAAAAAGGCATTCCCCTGAAAAATGTGGTACCCCACTACCACTGGCCTCGGAAGGGCAAGAACCCGCCGAACAAGAACTGCCCCCACTTCCTCCTGGATAATGGCAGGCCGGGCGCGAAGTGGCGCGCTTTCCTCGGGCGGGTGAACTACTACTACCAGCAGCTCCAGTGA
- a CDS encoding ROK family protein yields MSDPTSHFVGLDIGGTTVKSVIVDSQGEQVGPYVEVRSLVKEGYESTFGQLDKALDELAANAGISRDKIRGIGLDVPAPSSDGVIWGRANLGEDWVGTDIRGKLSERTGIPVFMTNDGNAAALGEYALRNKHLGSLLLVAPGTGLGGGFVLPGGRGFEGMNGLALEVGHISVPFREDDGELPKCSCGLKGCAEAWVSLVALRRRVGIELAKPENAGHPLNEGNPPIEEKAFRLRDFAAQGDALAISIFKQQGFILGYAIADLVRTFDPGLVVIGGGLAESSFRDDYMGWIKEGFKDRAWPVYCHSPLDPEKETTRFEWAIGGDGAAAIGMAYTARELFQ; encoded by the coding sequence ATGTCCGATCCCACCTCCCACTTTGTCGGCCTCGATATCGGCGGCACCACCGTGAAATCCGTCATCGTCGATTCCCAAGGGGAGCAGGTCGGACCCTACGTGGAGGTGCGCAGTCTGGTGAAAGAAGGCTACGAATCCACCTTCGGCCAACTGGACAAAGCCCTCGACGAACTGGCGGCGAATGCCGGCATCTCCCGCGACAAGATCCGCGGCATCGGCTTGGACGTCCCCGCCCCGAGCAGCGACGGCGTGATCTGGGGCCGCGCGAACCTCGGTGAGGACTGGGTCGGCACGGACATCCGGGGCAAGCTCTCCGAGCGCACGGGTATCCCCGTTTTCATGACCAACGACGGCAACGCCGCCGCGCTGGGCGAATATGCCCTGCGCAACAAACACCTCGGCAGTTTGCTGCTGGTGGCACCCGGCACCGGCTTGGGTGGTGGTTTCGTCCTTCCGGGCGGACGCGGTTTCGAAGGGATGAACGGCCTCGCACTGGAGGTCGGCCACATCAGCGTTCCCTTCCGCGAGGATGACGGCGAACTGCCAAAATGTTCCTGCGGACTGAAGGGCTGCGCGGAGGCATGGGTCTCGCTCGTTGCGCTGCGCCGCCGTGTCGGCATTGAACTCGCGAAACCGGAGAACGCCGGCCACCCGCTGAACGAGGGCAATCCGCCGATCGAGGAGAAAGCGTTCCGTCTGCGTGACTTCGCCGCCCAGGGAGACGCACTCGCCATTTCCATTTTCAAGCAACAGGGCTTCATCCTCGGCTATGCCATCGCGGATCTGGTCCGGACCTTCGACCCCGGCCTCGTTGTGATCGGTGGTGGTCTGGCGGAGTCCTCTTTCCGCGACGACTACATGGGCTGGATCAAGGAAGGTTTCAAGGACCGCGCCTGGCCGGTCTATTGCCACAGCCCGCTGGATCCGGAGAAGGAAACGACCCGCTTCGAGTGGGCCATCGGTGGCGATGGTGCCGCCGCCATCGGCATGGCCTACACCGCCCGCGAACTCTTCCAGTGA
- a CDS encoding GDSL-type esterase/lipase family protein, which produces MKLAFALGFLATGMLSAEPLKVLCIGDSITQGGNKPEEYTYRLPLQRKLAEAGISYDFIGSRTKGLNAASTWPDTAAGRPFDADHEGYYGAKTAFVVTKVKAVLPKIGAPDVVLIHLGTNDQKTTDAAAEIIAPLEDLIRVLRAANPKVKVFIGQLAFNGGTSVKFRPLFTGMAERLSTADSPVVAIDHFKGWIENPALPGTDTFDWAHPNPQGQEKMAAKWFSAMTAAGVK; this is translated from the coding sequence TTGAAACTGGCATTTGCCCTCGGCTTCCTCGCCACTGGAATGCTCTCCGCGGAGCCGCTGAAGGTGCTCTGCATCGGCGACTCCATCACCCAGGGAGGCAACAAACCGGAGGAATACACCTACCGGCTGCCTCTGCAGCGGAAGCTGGCCGAAGCGGGCATCTCCTACGATTTCATCGGATCGCGCACCAAGGGTCTGAATGCAGCATCGACATGGCCGGACACGGCGGCGGGCCGTCCATTCGATGCGGACCATGAGGGCTACTATGGCGCGAAGACCGCCTTCGTGGTGACGAAGGTGAAGGCCGTGCTGCCAAAGATCGGCGCACCGGATGTCGTGCTGATCCACCTTGGAACGAACGACCAAAAGACGACCGATGCCGCGGCGGAGATCATCGCGCCACTTGAGGATCTGATACGGGTGCTGCGGGCGGCGAATCCGAAGGTGAAGGTGTTCATCGGCCAGCTCGCTTTCAATGGTGGGACATCAGTGAAATTCCGCCCCCTCTTCACCGGCATGGCGGAGCGTCTGTCCACGGCGGATTCCCCGGTCGTGGCCATCGATCATTTCAAGGGTTGGATCGAGAATCCCGCCCTCCCGGGCACGGATACTTTTGACTGGGCGCATCCGAACCCACAGGGCCAGGAAAAGATGGCAGCCAAGTGGTTCTCCGCGATGACCGCTGCGGGAGTGAAGTGA
- the smc gene encoding chromosome segregation protein SMC, producing MYLKTLEIHGFKSFADKTVFEFAQGVTGIVGPNGCGKSNVVDAIRWVLGETSAKALRGGEMADVIFNGTEKRKPLGMAEVTLTMADCEESLKVDFNEVSITRRVFRDGRSEYRINNTLCRLKDIHDMLMDTGIGRTAYSIMAQGQIDQILSSKPEERRAVFEEAAGITKFKREKKEALRKLEYTEANLLRVSDVLAEQERRMNSLRRQVAKARRYQALAADTRVLDTHLGHRKFVELSAERAELETSIHGLEVRDTELQMQLPAKEQAVSEARSEARTFEGELAELRQRLNEHRNALTSASGRMAFNEERKAELESRIRQNHEDIAATREKLAQQEFDVIAANEALDQLSRRIAEQEIQLSEQEQRTQGTRDERNRIEATLRETRGEANRTQTIIASMQAKIESALAQLEGTRERARQLADEEQRQNIAIEESRSEQTRIADEVQQTGSMLAELEETFQAAERGYQHTRGDLDAARTAATESNKVLAQRAARLQAVRQLVESGEGFEKGTQNVLKGLGQPDEFKPGIHGVLASFIEADNTCARAIEAALGSHLQTVLVQDQTVAEAIIQRLTEKSLGIAAILPESFIGHSSGTQMEALPEGATAWALDRVKSDRRVTPIIEKLLDKTLIVPNLSTALRLRPNHPGVTIITLAGVILGGEGTLRGGATPEGNASFLERQNEVRTLEAEVAALTAADEAARNRVAELEARLEQLREEVEVSRERLQRQKVDLSTLQGQLSLASREVENLETKLENIRWERGELENRERAAAEGREHLESELASARERLEGLETESRRLQSESDSVTRREQEITEELNQLRTELAVERRAKQSAEEQQKPMEARLSELREIAIRRETEISSFDQRIEAAIAENSRLAEECETHRCEVEDLEVEIESRASGRAVLLEAIETAEISLAAVRRDHAQVNEQKGREEVAATKLDLRIESLVNAIQERYQIELSNFEPDAHALLASIASQKAMQARGGRQTIVSGDESEEEEMPVMVVDATKSDDDEIPGEMTGEPDWSFVESIVTDIKRRLDAMGPVNLDAIEEFEELEERYNFLRNQHEDLVSSKAELLEVIERINTETQRLFAETFAQVKVNFRGMFKELFGEKGEADLMLLDESDPLESGIEVIAKPPGKKLQSITLLSGGERSMTAVALLFSIYMIKPSPFCVLDELDAPLDESNINRFVKVLDRFIDRSQFIIVTHSKRTMARADVMYGVTMEEFGVSKPVGMRLTHSDAASDAHKGEAKTAAQKAALRLDA from the coding sequence ATGTATTTAAAAACACTGGAGATCCACGGCTTCAAGTCGTTCGCGGACAAGACCGTGTTCGAATTCGCCCAAGGCGTGACCGGCATTGTCGGTCCGAACGGATGCGGTAAATCCAACGTCGTCGATGCCATCCGCTGGGTGCTCGGCGAAACGTCCGCCAAAGCCCTGCGCGGCGGTGAGATGGCCGACGTCATCTTCAACGGCACCGAAAAGCGGAAGCCGTTGGGTATGGCGGAAGTCACCCTCACCATGGCGGATTGCGAGGAATCGCTGAAGGTGGACTTCAACGAGGTGTCCATCACCCGCCGGGTGTTCCGGGATGGCCGCTCCGAATACCGGATCAACAACACGCTCTGCCGCCTGAAGGACATCCATGACATGCTCATGGACACCGGCATCGGCCGCACCGCCTACTCGATCATGGCTCAGGGCCAGATCGACCAGATCCTTTCCTCCAAGCCGGAGGAACGCCGCGCGGTCTTCGAGGAAGCCGCCGGCATCACCAAGTTCAAGCGCGAGAAAAAGGAAGCGCTGCGGAAGCTGGAATACACCGAAGCCAACCTGCTGCGTGTCTCCGACGTGCTGGCGGAGCAGGAGCGCCGGATGAACTCCCTCCGCCGCCAGGTGGCGAAGGCCCGCCGCTACCAGGCGCTCGCCGCGGACACCCGCGTGCTGGACACCCATCTGGGTCACCGGAAGTTCGTGGAACTTTCCGCGGAGCGTGCCGAACTGGAAACGTCGATCCACGGACTGGAGGTCCGCGACACGGAACTGCAGATGCAGCTTCCGGCAAAGGAGCAGGCCGTTTCCGAAGCCCGCTCCGAGGCCCGCACCTTCGAGGGCGAACTTGCGGAACTCCGCCAACGCCTCAACGAGCACCGCAACGCGCTGACGTCCGCTTCCGGCCGGATGGCGTTCAACGAAGAAAGGAAAGCCGAGCTTGAATCCCGGATCCGCCAGAACCACGAGGACATCGCCGCCACCCGCGAAAAGCTCGCTCAGCAGGAGTTCGATGTCATCGCCGCCAATGAGGCACTCGACCAACTGAGCCGCCGCATCGCGGAGCAGGAGATCCAGCTTTCCGAACAGGAGCAGCGCACGCAGGGCACGCGCGACGAGCGCAACCGCATTGAGGCGACCCTCCGCGAAACCCGCGGCGAAGCGAACCGCACCCAGACGATCATCGCCTCCATGCAGGCGAAGATCGAGAGCGCGCTCGCCCAGCTCGAAGGGACGCGGGAACGAGCCCGCCAGCTCGCGGATGAGGAGCAGCGTCAGAACATCGCGATCGAGGAATCCCGCAGCGAGCAGACCCGCATCGCGGATGAGGTCCAGCAGACCGGCTCCATGCTCGCGGAACTGGAGGAAACCTTCCAGGCCGCCGAGCGCGGCTACCAGCACACCCGTGGTGATCTCGACGCAGCCCGCACCGCGGCGACCGAATCGAACAAGGTTCTCGCCCAGCGTGCCGCCCGCCTCCAGGCCGTCCGCCAGCTCGTCGAGAGCGGCGAAGGCTTTGAGAAGGGCACACAGAACGTACTGAAGGGACTCGGCCAACCAGACGAATTCAAGCCCGGCATCCACGGTGTCCTCGCTTCCTTCATCGAGGCGGACAACACCTGCGCCCGCGCCATCGAGGCCGCCCTCGGCAGCCATCTCCAGACGGTGCTGGTGCAGGACCAGACCGTTGCGGAAGCCATCATCCAGCGCCTCACGGAAAAGAGCCTCGGCATCGCGGCCATCCTGCCGGAGAGCTTCATCGGTCACAGCAGCGGTACCCAGATGGAGGCCCTGCCGGAAGGTGCCACCGCATGGGCGCTCGACCGGGTTAAGTCCGACCGCCGGGTGACCCCCATCATTGAGAAGCTGCTCGATAAAACCCTCATCGTCCCGAACCTCAGCACCGCCCTGCGGCTGCGCCCTAATCATCCGGGTGTGACCATCATCACCCTCGCCGGGGTGATCCTGGGTGGCGAGGGCACGCTGCGCGGCGGTGCAACTCCTGAAGGAAATGCCTCCTTCCTGGAACGCCAGAACGAGGTCCGCACGCTGGAAGCGGAAGTGGCCGCACTGACCGCCGCCGACGAGGCCGCCCGCAACCGGGTGGCCGAACTGGAAGCCCGCTTGGAGCAACTGCGGGAGGAAGTCGAAGTTTCCCGCGAACGCCTGCAACGGCAGAAGGTGGATCTCTCCACCCTCCAGGGGCAGCTCAGCCTCGCCAGCCGCGAGGTCGAGAACCTCGAAACCAAGCTGGAGAACATCCGCTGGGAACGTGGTGAACTGGAAAACCGCGAGCGCGCCGCCGCCGAAGGACGCGAGCACCTGGAGTCCGAACTGGCCTCCGCCCGCGAGCGTCTGGAGGGGCTGGAAACGGAGAGCCGCCGCCTCCAGTCGGAATCGGATTCCGTCACCCGCCGCGAGCAGGAGATCACAGAGGAACTCAACCAGCTCCGCACCGAACTGGCCGTGGAACGCCGCGCGAAGCAATCCGCCGAGGAACAGCAGAAGCCGATGGAGGCGCGCCTTTCCGAGCTGCGTGAGATCGCCATCCGCCGCGAGACGGAGATTTCCTCCTTCGACCAACGGATCGAGGCCGCCATCGCGGAGAACTCCCGCCTTGCCGAGGAATGCGAAACCCACCGCTGCGAGGTGGAGGATCTGGAAGTCGAGATCGAGTCCCGTGCCTCCGGCCGCGCCGTGCTTCTGGAGGCCATCGAAACCGCCGAAATCTCCCTCGCCGCCGTCCGCCGGGACCATGCGCAGGTGAACGAGCAGAAAGGCCGTGAGGAAGTCGCCGCCACCAAGCTGGATCTCCGCATCGAGAGCCTCGTCAACGCCATCCAGGAACGCTACCAGATCGAACTTTCCAACTTCGAGCCGGACGCCCACGCGCTTCTCGCCAGCATCGCTTCCCAAAAGGCGATGCAGGCCCGCGGCGGACGCCAGACCATCGTCTCAGGCGATGAGTCGGAGGAAGAGGAAATGCCCGTCATGGTGGTCGATGCGACCAAGAGCGATGACGACGAGATCCCGGGCGAGATGACCGGTGAACCGGACTGGTCCTTCGTCGAAAGCATCGTCACCGACATCAAGCGGCGTCTCGACGCCATGGGCCCGGTGAACCTCGACGCCATCGAGGAGTTCGAGGAACTGGAGGAACGCTACAACTTCCTGCGCAACCAGCACGAGGACCTCGTCAGTTCGAAGGCCGAGCTGCTGGAGGTGATCGAGCGGATCAACACGGAAACCCAGCGCCTGTTCGCGGAAACCTTCGCCCAGGTGAAGGTGAACTTCCGCGGCATGTTCAAGGAACTCTTCGGCGAGAAAGGCGAGGCGGACCTCATGCTGCTCGATGAGTCCGACCCGCTGGAATCCGGCATCGAAGTCATCGCCAAGCCACCGGGCAAGAAGCTCCAGTCCATCACCCTGCTTTCCGGTGGTGAGCGCTCCATGACCGCCGTCGCCCTGCTGTTCTCGATCTACATGATCAAGCCCAGCCCGTTCTGCGTGCTGGACGAGCTGGACGCACCGCTGGACGAGTCGAACATCAACCGCTTCGTCAAGGTGCTGGACCGCTTCATCGACCGCAGCCAGTTCATCATCGTCACCCACTCGAAGCGGACCATGGCCCGCGCCGACGTGATGTATGGTGTGACCATGGAGGAGTTCGGGGTTTCCAAGCCGGTCGGCATGCGCCTCACGCACTCGGACGCCGCGTCCGACGCCCACAAGGGCGAGGCGAAGACCGCCGCCCAGAAAGCCGCCCTGCGGCTGGATGCCTGA
- a CDS encoding multidrug resistance efflux transporter family protein, translated as MTPTGKVRRRPVLAVFVAFCSALFFTLTYVLNRASASDGGHWAWTASLRYFITLPLLLPLMPWQGGIRPILTSITAHPWVWLKCGAIGFLLFYATLSYAASSGPSWLVAGTFQFTVIAGMLCSPFIYQDERRRIPSSGIAISLLILSGVFMMQAGQSGESLDTHGWIAAGCVIVGAVAYPLGNRLLLLHLERTNEDLTAAQRVFGMTLVSQPLWILVAAFGFTQAGLPSPGQVGLAAGVALSAGVIATILFFEATGMVRDQPVALGAAESMQASELIFAMLLGVAFLNESWPRGVAMIGAILVILGIICFAMIVSWSSSASSQEIKAMRSDKGG; from the coding sequence ATGACCCCAACCGGCAAAGTCCGGCGTCGTCCCGTACTCGCGGTGTTCGTCGCATTCTGCTCCGCGTTGTTCTTCACGCTTACTTACGTCCTGAACCGCGCGAGCGCCTCCGATGGAGGACACTGGGCGTGGACCGCCAGCCTGCGCTATTTCATCACCCTTCCGCTGCTGCTTCCTCTCATGCCCTGGCAGGGCGGCATCCGGCCGATCCTCACCTCCATCACCGCCCATCCCTGGGTGTGGCTGAAATGTGGTGCCATCGGTTTCCTCCTGTTTTACGCCACGCTCTCCTACGCGGCCTCCAGTGGCCCCTCGTGGCTGGTCGCAGGCACCTTCCAGTTCACGGTCATCGCCGGGATGCTCTGCTCACCGTTCATCTACCAGGATGAACGGAGGAGGATCCCCTCCTCCGGCATCGCCATTTCCCTCCTCATCCTTTCCGGTGTCTTCATGATGCAGGCCGGGCAAAGCGGAGAATCTCTCGATACCCACGGATGGATCGCGGCAGGTTGTGTGATCGTCGGAGCCGTGGCCTATCCATTGGGCAACCGCCTGCTCCTCCTCCACCTCGAGCGCACCAATGAGGATCTGACCGCCGCACAGCGGGTGTTTGGAATGACCTTGGTCAGCCAGCCACTCTGGATCCTGGTGGCCGCCTTCGGTTTCACCCAGGCCGGTCTGCCATCGCCGGGCCAGGTCGGATTGGCGGCTGGAGTAGCCTTAAGTGCCGGTGTGATCGCTACGATCCTGTTCTTTGAAGCCACGGGGATGGTCAGGGATCAACCGGTCGCGCTGGGAGCAGCGGAATCCATGCAGGCTTCGGAGCTGATTTTCGCCATGCTGCTGGGTGTTGCATTTCTGAACGAGTCCTGGCCCCGCGGGGTCGCAATGATCGGGGCGATCCTGGTCATCCTCGGGATCATTTGCTTTGCCATGATCGTCTCCTGGTCATCCTCGGCCAGCAGTCAGGAAATCAAGGCGATGCGGAGCGACAAGGGCGGTTAA
- a CDS encoding fructose-bisphosphatase class III, which produces MPNPALRILSHHYPTTSSAAAEVAALRATKELPKGVIHVISDIHGENQKLRHVINNASGRLRPLVETSFGDHLDAAELQDLMNVLYYPTEVIVLKKPSLLADSSRRHAWVKTTLERQFTLIRALIRTRRRKDVKVLAPKEHREFFEAMLNYPAGGHDPAMIDVQLREIMALDLDFELIRTASHFIRNLTVEELIVAGDLGDRGPRLDKVVDYLMRQPNVSLVWGNHDVIWMGACLGQRASIATVLRISLRYLRMYQIEEGYGLLTKPLEMLAHKVYGDDPAERFQAKRSGKRDPLLVARMQKAIAVIQFKLEGQLIARHPEWEMEKRDLLKHLDHANGTITIDGVSHPLRDTFFPTIDPADPNRLSPEEEDCMQQIEQSFVSSPRLWQHMNWMAEYGRMALVRDQAVIFHACLPVEECGRYLPLVVDGREHRGPELFDAFTKVIKRAFRAGAADATEADKDWFYYLWAGPLSPLFGKDRMATLETYLIADKATHKEHSNPWFRWIHDFDFCDQIARDMGVEGGGLLVNGHVPVKIDKGENPVKRGGNAITIDGAFSEAYGDRGYTLILGPEGDTLAEHHAFPDPKTAVLEGLDIIPKMTVLRTFGTPRKVRDTERGAEIDISINLLLQLIDAYRNGELHEKK; this is translated from the coding sequence ATGCCGAATCCCGCTCTCCGAATCCTTTCCCACCACTACCCCACCACCTCATCCGCTGCGGCGGAAGTGGCCGCATTGAGAGCGACCAAGGAGTTGCCGAAAGGAGTGATCCACGTCATTTCAGACATCCACGGAGAGAACCAGAAGCTCCGGCACGTCATCAACAATGCCAGCGGACGGCTCCGTCCCTTGGTGGAAACTTCATTCGGCGACCATCTGGATGCCGCCGAGCTGCAGGATCTGATGAATGTCCTCTACTACCCGACGGAGGTCATTGTCCTGAAAAAGCCGTCACTGCTGGCGGATTCCAGCCGCCGCCACGCCTGGGTGAAGACCACGCTCGAACGGCAGTTCACCCTGATCCGCGCGCTGATCCGCACCCGCAGGCGGAAGGATGTGAAGGTGCTGGCTCCGAAAGAGCACCGGGAGTTCTTCGAGGCGATGCTCAACTACCCCGCCGGGGGGCATGACCCGGCCATGATCGACGTGCAGTTGCGGGAAATCATGGCGCTGGATCTGGATTTCGAGCTGATACGGACCGCCTCCCATTTCATCCGGAACCTGACCGTCGAGGAGTTGATCGTTGCGGGTGACCTGGGCGACCGGGGGCCGCGTCTGGACAAGGTGGTGGACTACCTGATGCGGCAGCCGAATGTCTCATTGGTATGGGGTAACCATGACGTCATCTGGATGGGTGCATGCCTGGGCCAGCGGGCATCGATCGCCACCGTGCTGAGGATTTCCCTCCGCTACCTGCGGATGTACCAGATCGAGGAAGGTTATGGCCTGCTGACCAAGCCTCTGGAGATGTTGGCCCACAAGGTCTATGGCGATGACCCCGCCGAGCGTTTCCAGGCGAAGCGGAGTGGCAAACGGGATCCCCTGCTTGTCGCCCGGATGCAGAAAGCCATCGCCGTCATCCAGTTCAAGCTCGAAGGCCAGCTCATCGCCCGCCATCCGGAGTGGGAGATGGAGAAACGGGATCTCCTGAAGCATCTGGACCACGCCAACGGGACCATCACCATCGATGGAGTCAGCCACCCCCTGCGTGATACGTTCTTCCCAACCATCGATCCAGCGGATCCGAACCGCCTTTCTCCGGAGGAGGAGGACTGCATGCAGCAGATCGAGCAGAGCTTCGTCAGTTCACCGCGTCTGTGGCAGCACATGAACTGGATGGCGGAGTACGGCCGGATGGCTCTGGTGCGTGATCAGGCGGTCATTTTCCATGCCTGCCTGCCGGTCGAGGAGTGCGGGAGATACCTGCCGCTGGTGGTGGACGGCCGTGAACACCGTGGGCCGGAACTTTTCGACGCCTTCACCAAGGTCATCAAACGGGCCTTCCGCGCCGGTGCCGCCGATGCCACGGAAGCGGACAAGGATTGGTTCTACTATCTATGGGCAGGTCCGCTCTCCCCTCTTTTCGGGAAAGACCGGATGGCCACGCTGGAAACCTACCTCATCGCCGACAAGGCCACCCACAAGGAACACAGCAATCCATGGTTCCGGTGGATCCACGACTTCGACTTCTGCGACCAGATCGCCCGGGACATGGGAGTGGAAGGCGGCGGACTGCTGGTGAACGGACACGTGCCGGTGAAGATCGACAAGGGTGAAAACCCCGTGAAGCGTGGCGGCAACGCCATCACCATCGACGGCGCCTTTTCGGAAGCCTATGGCGACCGGGGCTATACCCTCATCCTCGGTCCGGAAGGAGACACCCTTGCGGAGCACCATGCATTCCCTGATCCGAAGACCGCCGTCCTGGAGGGTCTGGACATCATTCCAAAGATGACGGTGCTGCGGACCTTCGGCACTCCCCGGAAAGTCCGTGACACGGAACGCGGTGCGGAGATCGACATTTCCATCAACCTGCTGCTCCAGCTCATCGACGCCTACCGGAACGGCGAGCTGCACGAGAAGAAGTGA